A window of the Candidatus Binatia bacterium genome harbors these coding sequences:
- a CDS encoding GTP-binding protein, with product MAKQKFERKKPHVNVGTIGHIDHGKTTLTAAITKVLASRKLASFVP from the coding sequence ATGGCGAAGCAAAAGTTTGAGCGCAAGAAGCCGCACGTGAATGTGGGGACGATTGGGCACATTGATCACGGGAAGACGACGTTGACGGCGGCGATCACGAAGGTATTGGCGTCGCGCAAGCTGGCGAGTTTCGTTCCGT